The following proteins are co-located in the Shouchella hunanensis genome:
- the pstB gene encoding phosphate ABC transporter ATP-binding protein PstB, with amino-acid sequence MVATLEEIKSVYSVRDFNLWYGQNHALKNINLDLHEKEVTAIIGPSGCGKSTFIKTLNLMSRLNPTIRMSGELNYRQDNLLHSSMDLAELRKHVGMVFQKPNPFPKSIYENVAYGPRVHGVRKKKELDERVELSLKGAFLWDEVKDRLNKNAMGLSGGQQQRLCIARALATKPEVLLMDEPTSALDPLSTTKIEELISNLKGTYTVVIVTHNMQQAARISDKTAFFYMGELIEMDDTRKIFSNPEHKRTEAYISGQFG; translated from the coding sequence ATGGTGGCGACATTAGAGGAAATAAAATCAGTCTACAGCGTGAGAGACTTTAATTTATGGTACGGCCAAAACCATGCTTTGAAAAATATTAATCTCGATTTACATGAAAAAGAAGTGACAGCCATTATCGGTCCTTCAGGGTGTGGTAAATCAACATTTATTAAAACATTGAACTTAATGTCACGTTTAAATCCAACAATTCGAATGTCAGGGGAATTAAATTATCGGCAGGATAATCTTCTGCATTCTTCAATGGATCTAGCAGAATTACGAAAGCATGTCGGCATGGTGTTTCAAAAGCCTAATCCATTTCCAAAATCCATTTACGAAAACGTAGCCTACGGGCCCAGAGTGCATGGTGTTCGGAAGAAAAAAGAGCTTGATGAACGTGTTGAATTAAGCTTAAAAGGTGCCTTTTTATGGGATGAAGTAAAAGATCGATTAAACAAAAACGCAATGGGGTTGTCTGGAGGGCAGCAACAGCGTCTATGTATTGCACGAGCTCTTGCGACGAAACCTGAAGTCCTGTTAATGGATGAGCCGACGAGTGCATTAGATCCGCTTTCAACAACAAAAATTGAAGAACTTATTTCCAATTTAAAAGGGACCTATACGGTTGTCATTGTCACACATAACATGCAGCAAGCCGCTCGCATCTCGGACAAAACCGCCTTTTTCTATATGGGTGAACTGATTGAAATGGACGATACACGTAAGATCTTCTCAAATCCGGAACATAAGCGGACAGAAGCTTATATTTCAGGTCAATTTGGATAA
- a CDS encoding IDEAL domain-containing protein, with translation MKEPFAIDKNVLKQLQIINSLEVRTDLTVQSLYARAVLAYSSYYFKEQYLRKQIDLALENRDKEQFHILSSELSSHIERHKYGKTISENGYNLFLTFH, from the coding sequence ATGAAAGAGCCATTTGCCATTGATAAGAATGTCCTAAAGCAGTTGCAAATCATTAATAGTTTAGAAGTTCGTACTGATTTGACGGTTCAATCACTTTATGCACGTGCTGTTCTTGCTTATTCTAGTTACTACTTTAAAGAACAATACTTAAGAAAACAAATTGATCTTGCTTTGGAAAACCGTGATAAAGAACAATTCCACATTCTTTCTTCAGAGCTCTCCTCTCACATCGAGCGTCATAAATACGGTAAAACCATTTCAGAAAATGGCTACAATTTATTTCTGACTTTTCATTAA
- the asnB gene encoding asparagine synthase (glutamine-hydrolyzing), with protein MCGFIGELLHKHNETNHASDQTWNEALEVIHHRGPDQTGEYKDGFVRLGFKRLSIIDLENGSQPFSYEDDRYQMVFNGEIYNYIELREALQEQGVTFHTHSDTEVLIALFAHEGKDMIKKLRGMFAFAIWDTEEKTLFCGRDRFGIKPFYYMRDNGRIHFGSEQKSLMPYIQEIEVNTESLQHYATFQYVPEPNTLTTTVEKLLPGHCLTIDQNLSIEVTSYSDRSFYQQSRNQSLESLVTETKEVLINSVEKHMRSDVPVGSFLSSGIDSTAIVAMAKEQHPDLLTFTVGFETQGYSEIDIAQDSADKLGVRNISKIITPEEFLHELPKIMWHMDEPVADPAAVPLYFVAKEASKHVKVVLSGEGADELFGGYRIYREPLDLKFFDKVPKSLHPALNRLAHRLPSAVKGRGFLLRGTTPIEERYVGNAFIFNEEEKRELFHSYNSSHPYTNVTRPLYDAVRDYDDSTKMQYVDMHTWLASDILVKADRMTMAHSLELRVPFLDKEVFEFARALQTDFKLANKTTKFVLREAMKEIVPESIVSRKKLGFPVPIRVWLKDELYSWAEQTIKTSGADEYFNKDYLLRMLEDHRQGKADYSRKLWTVLCYMMWHDLHLAPTNETAIKNVM; from the coding sequence ATGTGTGGTTTTATAGGAGAACTGTTACACAAACATAATGAAACTAATCATGCAAGCGACCAAACCTGGAATGAAGCCTTAGAAGTTATTCATCATCGTGGACCAGATCAAACTGGTGAATATAAAGATGGCTTTGTTCGCCTTGGCTTTAAACGTCTTAGCATTATTGACTTAGAGAATGGCTCTCAACCATTTTCTTACGAAGATGACCGCTACCAGATGGTCTTTAATGGTGAAATTTATAACTATATTGAGCTTCGTGAAGCATTACAGGAACAAGGTGTTACCTTTCATACTCATTCCGACACAGAAGTGTTAATTGCTCTTTTTGCCCATGAAGGAAAAGACATGATTAAAAAATTGCGCGGTATGTTCGCGTTTGCGATTTGGGACACTGAAGAAAAAACGCTTTTCTGTGGTCGTGATCGATTTGGTATTAAGCCATTTTACTATATGCGTGATAATGGTCGAATTCACTTTGGCTCAGAGCAAAAATCATTGATGCCATACATTCAAGAAATTGAAGTGAATACGGAATCGTTGCAACACTATGCTACTTTTCAATATGTACCAGAGCCAAATACATTAACAACAACGGTTGAGAAATTGTTGCCTGGACATTGTTTAACCATCGATCAGAATTTATCAATTGAAGTAACAAGCTACAGTGATCGCTCTTTTTATCAACAATCTCGCAACCAGTCTCTTGAATCATTAGTGACAGAAACAAAAGAAGTACTAATAAATTCTGTCGAAAAACATATGCGCTCGGATGTACCAGTCGGTTCGTTTCTTTCTAGTGGCATTGACTCTACAGCGATCGTTGCGATGGCAAAAGAGCAGCACCCTGACTTATTAACATTCACAGTTGGTTTTGAAACACAAGGCTATAGTGAAATTGATATTGCTCAAGACTCCGCTGACAAATTAGGTGTCCGCAATATTTCTAAGATTATTACACCCGAAGAATTTTTACATGAACTTCCGAAGATCATGTGGCACATGGACGAGCCAGTTGCTGATCCAGCAGCAGTCCCTCTCTATTTTGTGGCAAAAGAAGCAAGTAAACATGTAAAAGTAGTTTTATCCGGTGAAGGGGCAGATGAGCTATTTGGTGGCTACCGAATTTATCGTGAGCCTTTAGACTTAAAATTCTTTGATAAAGTTCCTAAGAGCCTTCACCCTGCATTAAATCGTCTTGCACACCGTCTGCCATCTGCTGTTAAAGGACGAGGATTCTTGTTAAGAGGAACAACGCCGATAGAAGAGCGTTATGTCGGAAATGCCTTTATCTTTAATGAAGAGGAAAAAAGAGAGTTATTTCACTCTTACAATTCATCTCATCCTTACACAAATGTTACACGCCCACTTTATGATGCTGTGCGTGACTATGATGATTCTACGAAAATGCAGTACGTTGATATGCATACATGGCTTGCAAGCGACATACTTGTTAAAGCAGACCGTATGACAATGGCTCATTCTCTCGAATTACGCGTACCATTTCTTGATAAAGAAGTGTTTGAATTTGCGCGTGCACTTCAAACCGACTTTAAGCTTGCCAATAAAACGACAAAATTTGTTTTGCGCGAAGCTATGAAGGAAATTGTTCCTGAGTCCATTGTATCTCGAAAAAAATTAGGCTTCCCAGTTCCAATTCGTGTTTGGTTAAAAGACGAGCTGTACAGTTGGGCTGAGCAAACGATAAAAACGAGCGGAGCTGACGAATACTTTAATAAAGACTATTTGCTAAGAATGCTTGAAGACCATCGTCAAGGAAAAGCAGACTACAGTCGAAAGCTATGGACAGTGCTTTGCTACATGATGTGGCATGACTTACATCTTGCGCCAACGAATGAGACGGCAATTAAAAACGTTATGTAG
- the pstA gene encoding phosphate ABC transporter permease PstA has protein sequence MNKRWTDRLATSVFTMIALVIVAVLAGLISYIVVRGFSQLDLDFLTSPPSSFREGGGIGPQLFNSFYILVLTMLFTVPLGLGGGIYMAEYAKPGKVTDFIRTCIEVLASLPSIVVGLFGLLVFVQLTGWSYSILGGALALTVFNLPVMVRVVEDSITSVPREQKEASLALGITHWDTIRTIILPAAFPGILTGVILSAGRVFGEAAALLFTSGVTTPRLDWANFNPLSETSPLNVFRPAETLAVHIWKVNTQGLVPDARDIADGAALVLIIAVLLFNLVARLLGRYVHKKLTSAK, from the coding sequence ATGAATAAACGATGGACAGATCGATTAGCAACGTCAGTATTTACGATGATTGCACTTGTGATCGTTGCCGTATTAGCCGGTTTAATTAGTTATATAGTAGTACGTGGTTTTAGCCAGCTTGATTTAGACTTTTTAACAAGCCCACCTAGCTCTTTCCGAGAAGGTGGAGGAATTGGACCACAGTTATTTAATTCATTTTACATTTTAGTATTAACCATGTTATTCACTGTACCGCTCGGTTTAGGCGGCGGCATCTATATGGCTGAATACGCTAAACCAGGGAAAGTGACAGATTTTATACGTACTTGTATTGAAGTGCTGGCGTCATTGCCTTCCATTGTTGTTGGCTTGTTTGGTTTACTTGTCTTTGTTCAACTAACAGGGTGGAGCTACTCTATATTAGGTGGAGCTCTTGCATTAACAGTATTTAATCTACCAGTAATGGTTCGTGTTGTGGAAGATTCTATTACGAGCGTACCAAGAGAGCAAAAAGAAGCAAGTTTGGCATTAGGAATTACGCATTGGGATACCATTCGAACCATTATTTTACCAGCAGCGTTTCCCGGCATCTTGACAGGAGTGATTTTATCTGCAGGTCGTGTGTTTGGTGAAGCAGCAGCCTTACTTTTCACGTCAGGTGTGACAACACCAAGGCTAGATTGGGCGAACTTCAACCCGTTATCAGAAACATCACCTCTTAATGTGTTTCGACCAGCAGAGACTCTTGCAGTACACATTTGGAAAGTGAATACACAAGGGCTTGTTCCTGATGCAAGAGATATTGCCGATGGCGCGGCTCTCGTTCTTATCATTGCGGTTCTCTTATTTAACTTAGTAGCTCGATTACTAGGACGCTACGTACACAAAAAATTAACGTCTGCAAAATAG
- the pstC gene encoding phosphate ABC transporter permease subunit PstC: MPATQSVADRLLDKKKTIKKERTGKLVVYTCAAIIILTTLAITLFLVLRGIQAFVADGVSPIQFLTSLEWNPSRSAEQGGPVYGALPFIVGSFAVTILAALVAAPLGIGAAIYMTEIAPSWGRKILQPAVELLVGIPSVVYGFIGLTLIVPFIRENVGGQGFGLLAGMIVLSIMILPTVTSIATDALRSIPNGMRESSLALGATRWQTIRRVIVPAATPMLLTAVVLGMARAFGEALAVQMVIGNSRTIAESLLDPTATLTTIITLNMGHTVPGSTENNVLWSLGLILLVMSYLFIIIVRFLSSRRRFS, from the coding sequence ATGCCAGCTACCCAATCTGTAGCAGACCGTTTGCTAGACAAGAAAAAAACGATAAAAAAAGAACGCACTGGAAAACTTGTTGTTTATACATGTGCGGCCATTATTATTTTAACAACATTAGCCATTACGCTTTTTCTCGTTTTGCGTGGGATACAAGCATTTGTAGCTGATGGAGTTAGCCCTATACAATTTCTAACAAGTTTAGAATGGAACCCATCAAGAAGTGCAGAGCAAGGTGGACCGGTATACGGCGCTCTACCATTTATTGTGGGCTCATTTGCCGTCACCATTTTAGCTGCGCTTGTAGCTGCACCTTTAGGAATTGGTGCCGCTATCTATATGACAGAAATTGCACCAAGCTGGGGTCGGAAAATTCTTCAACCAGCAGTAGAGTTATTAGTTGGTATTCCTTCTGTTGTATACGGGTTTATCGGTTTAACTCTCATTGTTCCATTTATCCGAGAAAATGTTGGTGGCCAAGGATTTGGTCTTTTAGCCGGAATGATCGTGTTATCCATCATGATTTTACCAACTGTTACAAGCATAGCAACAGACGCTCTTCGGTCCATACCAAATGGGATGAGAGAATCGTCATTGGCACTCGGTGCGACGAGATGGCAGACGATTCGGCGTGTGATTGTACCAGCAGCAACACCTATGTTATTAACCGCTGTAGTGCTAGGGATGGCTCGAGCATTTGGTGAAGCCCTTGCAGTACAAATGGTTATCGGAAACTCTCGCACAATTGCTGAGTCTTTACTTGATCCAACCGCAACATTAACGACGATTATTACATTAAACATGGGGCATACGGTACCAGGTAGTACAGAAAACAATGTGCTTTGGTCGCTCGGATTAATTTTGCTTGTTATGTCTTATTTGTTCATTATCATCGTTCGTTTCTTGTCATCTAGGAGGCGTTTTTCATGA
- the pstB gene encoding phosphate ABC transporter ATP-binding protein PstB, translating to MSTLTVQKEVEQTEMMTAPTLLKAEDINIYYGENHAVKNLNLAVHRNEILALIGPSGCGKSTFLRSINRMNDLIPSARVTGNMMYEEVNLLSDDVNVVALRKEIGMVFQKANPFPKSIYDNLTHGLRFHGVPKKQWKDIVEESLTKAALWDEVKDRLHDSALELSGGQQQRLCIARTLALKPEVILLDEPASALDPIATAKVEELMIELKKQYTVVVVTHNMQQASRVSDRTAFFYNGELIETNPTEKLFSNPDHKQTEAYISGRFG from the coding sequence ATGTCGACGCTGACCGTTCAAAAAGAAGTGGAACAAACAGAAATGATGACTGCACCAACGTTACTAAAAGCAGAAGATATTAATATCTATTATGGTGAAAACCATGCTGTGAAAAACTTAAATTTAGCTGTTCATCGGAATGAAATCCTGGCATTAATAGGTCCTTCAGGCTGTGGGAAATCGACGTTCTTGCGAAGTATTAATCGAATGAACGACTTAATTCCATCGGCAAGAGTAACTGGGAACATGATGTATGAGGAAGTGAACTTATTAAGTGACGACGTCAACGTTGTAGCGTTGCGGAAGGAAATCGGAATGGTATTTCAAAAAGCGAATCCATTCCCAAAGTCCATTTACGATAACTTGACTCATGGCTTACGGTTTCACGGTGTGCCGAAAAAGCAGTGGAAAGACATTGTTGAGGAATCTCTTACAAAAGCTGCGCTATGGGATGAAGTAAAAGATCGCTTGCATGATTCAGCACTTGAACTCTCAGGTGGACAGCAACAGCGCTTATGTATTGCCAGAACGTTAGCATTAAAGCCTGAGGTTATTTTACTCGATGAGCCTGCATCAGCACTCGACCCAATTGCTACTGCTAAAGTAGAAGAATTAATGATTGAACTCAAAAAACAATATACAGTTGTTGTCGTGACACACAATATGCAGCAAGCTTCACGAGTGTCTGATCGAACGGCGTTTTTCTATAATGGTGAACTAATCGAAACGAATCCAACAGAAAAGTTGTTTAGTAACCCTGATCATAAACAAACAGAGGCTTATATTTCTGGTCGATTTGGGTAA
- the phoU gene encoding phosphate signaling complex protein PhoU: protein MLRSMFVQQLEETVSHIQELGERTLIQLDEAIQSFEHRDTTKVEAIIANDKKINKRELELNEQVFDIIARQQPVAGDLRKLIVVMKISGDLERVADLAVDMAKVSRRLSDVDEATLTELTTLAKDARAMVAKALIAYKEKDVIAAQQLAKEDDLIDEQFGKFIKRLFRQDVNEQNVEGTTQLAFIARYVERIADYATNLSEWIIYEANGHHFDLN, encoded by the coding sequence ATGTTACGAAGCATGTTTGTTCAACAGCTTGAGGAAACTGTATCGCATATTCAAGAATTAGGTGAACGTACGCTCATACAGCTAGACGAAGCCATTCAATCGTTTGAGCATCGTGATACGACAAAAGTAGAAGCGATTATCGCAAATGATAAAAAGATCAATAAGCGAGAGCTAGAATTAAACGAACAAGTTTTTGATATTATTGCTAGACAACAACCAGTTGCAGGTGATTTACGCAAGCTGATCGTTGTGATGAAAATTAGCGGTGATTTAGAACGCGTAGCGGATTTAGCAGTCGATATGGCTAAAGTGTCAAGACGACTTTCAGATGTCGACGAGGCAACGTTAACTGAGTTAACGACTTTAGCAAAGGATGCCCGGGCAATGGTTGCAAAAGCGCTAATCGCTTATAAAGAAAAAGATGTCATTGCTGCACAGCAATTGGCGAAAGAAGATGACCTTATTGATGAGCAGTTCGGGAAATTTATTAAACGCTTATTTAGACAAGATGTGAACGAACAAAATGTGGAAGGAACGACTCAGTTAGCTTTTATCGCTCGTTATGTAGAGCGTATTGCTGACTATGCAACGAATTTATCAGAATGGATTATTTATGAAGCGAATGGTCACCATTTTGATTTAAACTAA
- a CDS encoding chemotaxis protein CheW has translation MSNNLEKIIVFTSGQQQYGLPLSQLLSIERLKTIATVPNTPTVIEGVILVRGELIAVVDMKNVFEQEKTEGTIHTRLLVCKWEDKNVALLVEEASDIVQVEEGAFQDLQEQSMDRSFSKQLVQMGDRFVTIIDLQAFLAFLETECLAS, from the coding sequence ATGAGCAATAATCTAGAGAAAATCATTGTTTTTACTAGTGGACAGCAGCAATACGGGCTACCACTTAGCCAGCTCCTATCCATTGAAAGGCTCAAAACCATCGCGACTGTTCCAAATACGCCGACGGTTATTGAAGGAGTCATACTTGTAAGAGGCGAACTTATTGCAGTAGTCGATATGAAGAACGTATTCGAGCAGGAAAAGACAGAAGGTACTATACATACACGATTACTTGTGTGTAAATGGGAAGATAAAAACGTAGCCCTATTGGTGGAAGAAGCAAGCGATATTGTTCAAGTAGAAGAAGGGGCTTTTCAAGATCTACAGGAACAAAGTATGGATCGTTCGTTTTCAAAGCAGCTCGTGCAAATGGGCGATCGTTTTGTAACGATTATCGATTTACAAGCTTTTCTAGCGTTTTTGGAAACAGAATGTCTAGCCTCCTAA
- a CDS encoding dimethylarginine dimethylaminohydrolase family protein: MENEKVYCNTEFDPLKEVLVCEPEFMTIKEPINETQRKYMNENIDQALACKQHQTLVDTMREEGIDVKVLPPNEAFPEQIFMRDSGFTIGNKLYVGRMESAVRQGEEKKLKSFLQSIGRPFYSLHEGTIEGGDVIVTKDVVFVGASGRTSQNSIDTLKANHEEKQFEWIPFDHKFLHLDCVFQPVSDHEALLYPDAIEPSFLKKITDRYDCIEVSKEEQFYLSVNVLSIGKKRVIALPQNKKTNEALRARGYTIIEIDFSEIIKSGGSFRCVTLPVLRKG; this comes from the coding sequence ATGGAAAATGAAAAAGTGTATTGTAATACTGAGTTTGATCCATTAAAAGAAGTTCTCGTGTGCGAGCCAGAATTTATGACGATTAAAGAACCGATTAACGAAACACAGCGAAAGTATATGAATGAAAATATTGACCAAGCGCTCGCTTGCAAGCAGCATCAGACACTTGTGGATACGATGAGAGAAGAGGGAATTGATGTAAAAGTATTGCCTCCGAATGAAGCATTTCCTGAACAAATCTTTATGCGTGATAGTGGTTTTACAATTGGGAATAAACTTTACGTCGGTCGGATGGAAAGTGCGGTTAGGCAAGGGGAAGAAAAGAAATTAAAATCCTTTCTACAATCTATTGGACGCCCATTCTATTCACTACATGAAGGAACGATTGAAGGTGGTGACGTTATTGTCACAAAAGATGTTGTTTTTGTAGGAGCGAGCGGTCGTACGTCGCAAAATAGTATTGACACGTTAAAAGCAAATCACGAAGAAAAACAATTTGAATGGATTCCATTTGATCATAAATTTCTTCATCTTGACTGCGTGTTTCAGCCAGTATCTGATCATGAAGCGTTACTTTACCCTGATGCCATTGAACCGTCGTTTTTAAAAAAGATAACGGATCGGTATGATTGTATTGAGGTTTCGAAAGAAGAGCAATTTTATCTGAGTGTCAATGTTTTATCAATTGGAAAAAAACGAGTGATTGCCTTGCCACAAAACAAGAAAACAAATGAAGCGTTACGAGCTAGAGGGTACACCATTATTGAAATCGATTTTTCAGAAATTATTAAATCAGGTGGTTCCTTTCGTTGTGTGACGCTACCTGTATTGCGGAAGGGCTAA
- a CDS encoding phosphate ABC transporter substrate-binding protein — MKKLNLGAVFAAFLLTAAACGSDDGANTGGDNASTGGADENTNSEEVSGSILVAGSSAMEPLVAAASEVFMEENLEASISVQAGGSGQGLSSIASGQVEIGNSDVFAEEKDDIDASNLVDHRIAVVGMGPAAHPEVGVDDLSTEEMIDIFTGEVTNWSEIGGADQDIVLVNRPDSSGTRDTFVKYGLEGNEPSSDAITEDSSSTVRQIISETPGAIGYLAFSYYDDQGSVLPLSVDGVEQTDENVMSGDFPIWAYMHSYTNGEPEGLTKAFIDFLFSETVQDGVIPEMGYIPETGMQVERDAEGNETAK; from the coding sequence ATGAAGAAGCTAAACCTTGGAGCCGTTTTCGCAGCCTTTCTATTAACAGCAGCTGCATGTGGGTCAGACGATGGAGCAAATACAGGAGGAGACAATGCATCAACCGGTGGAGCTGATGAGAATACCAACAGCGAAGAAGTATCAGGGAGCATTCTCGTAGCTGGCTCTAGTGCAATGGAACCGCTCGTGGCGGCAGCAAGTGAAGTCTTCATGGAAGAGAATTTAGAAGCGAGTATTTCTGTACAAGCTGGAGGTTCTGGTCAAGGTCTTTCTTCCATTGCAAGTGGACAGGTCGAGATTGGAAATTCTGACGTATTTGCAGAAGAGAAAGATGATATTGATGCTTCCAACTTGGTTGATCACCGAATTGCAGTTGTTGGAATGGGACCAGCCGCTCACCCTGAAGTAGGAGTAGACGATCTTTCAACAGAAGAAATGATTGATATTTTTACAGGAGAAGTAACAAATTGGAGTGAAATTGGTGGTGCTGATCAAGACATCGTTCTTGTAAATCGTCCAGATTCTTCAGGAACGAGAGATACATTTGTAAAATACGGCTTAGAAGGAAATGAACCTTCTTCAGATGCCATTACTGAAGACTCATCAAGTACCGTTCGTCAAATTATTAGCGAGACACCAGGAGCGATTGGATACCTTGCATTTTCTTATTATGATGATCAAGGTTCTGTGCTTCCATTGTCGGTAGATGGAGTCGAACAAACAGACGAAAATGTTATGTCTGGGGACTTCCCAATTTGGGCATATATGCACTCTTATACAAATGGGGAACCGGAAGGGTTAACAAAAGCGTTTATCGACTTCTTATTCAGTGAAACGGTTCAAGATGGCGTCATTCCAGAAATGGGTTATATTCCAGAAACCGGTATGCAAGTGGAAAGAGATGCCGAAGGAAACGAAACAGCAAAATAA
- a CDS encoding chemotaxis protein CheA has protein sequence MSQNRYVSMFIDESLEHLSLINEHLPKLAQEEHQGKTLDDIFRSAHTIKGMAASMNFTVMAELTHQFENVLDDLRSEKVRLTDHYVDFFYAIVDFLDSSIESVAEQGIELSHTPELKQQLDAINQGSGQQTSTSQEMDEHTLRIIEQAVQEGISVKTITVSVDEQAMLKGVRAYMVISEISKLGEILYTNPYTEALEEGLFEKTFQVVAATGVETNEIVQSVGSLTEITHVDVKDFTIQQQTPTAVPEQRKQEAREEKTQKSIRVQLGKLDELMYLFEELVVEKSRLEELSKKVDDVDLTTTTEKINRSISHLQSVMLSIRMMSLDTIFSRFPKMVRKIAKEVKKDIDFVIEGGETEIDKALIDELSDPLLHLLRNSIDHGIEQKEQRLAQQKKEKGTITLRAFYKGSRVAIEIEDDGGGINREKVLQKALKLNLLSEEEAMQRADEDIYQLLFQSGFSTAEAVTDLSGRGVGLDVVKTNLGKIGGTIDVYSTAGKGSTFSISLPLTVSIMEALLVQVDNRPYAIPVSAVLETATVRQEAIQYSQDQAMIHVRGQFIPLYSLQAFVGAQDPLEEEEWSVVVLYQKDKLVALRVDDFIGHSEIVLKTLGHLLKTTKGLLGATILGDGNIAMVVDTSLFFTNQWRAYHEQ, from the coding sequence TTGAGTCAAAACCGTTATGTGTCCATGTTTATTGATGAAAGTCTTGAACACCTTTCACTTATAAATGAGCATTTACCAAAATTAGCACAAGAAGAACATCAAGGGAAAACCCTTGATGATATTTTCCGATCAGCACACACAATAAAAGGGATGGCTGCTTCGATGAACTTTACCGTTATGGCAGAGCTCACCCATCAATTTGAGAATGTTCTTGATGATTTACGATCGGAAAAAGTACGCTTAACTGATCACTATGTCGATTTTTTTTACGCCATCGTTGATTTTTTAGATAGCTCAATTGAATCTGTTGCCGAACAAGGTATCGAGCTCTCACACACACCAGAGCTTAAACAGCAATTAGATGCGATTAACCAAGGTTCAGGTCAACAAACATCTACGAGTCAAGAGATGGATGAACATACGTTGCGTATTATTGAACAGGCCGTTCAAGAAGGGATCTCGGTTAAGACGATTACCGTTAGTGTTGATGAACAAGCGATGCTAAAAGGTGTGCGTGCATACATGGTCATCAGTGAAATCAGTAAGCTAGGTGAAATTCTGTACACAAACCCTTACACAGAGGCGCTTGAAGAAGGATTATTTGAAAAGACCTTTCAAGTAGTTGCAGCTACAGGTGTAGAAACTAATGAAATTGTTCAATCGGTTGGATCGCTAACAGAAATCACTCATGTAGACGTTAAAGATTTTACGATACAGCAACAGACACCCACAGCCGTTCCTGAGCAACGTAAGCAAGAAGCCAGAGAAGAAAAAACGCAAAAATCAATCCGTGTTCAGTTAGGTAAGCTTGATGAGCTTATGTATTTATTTGAGGAGCTTGTTGTCGAAAAGAGCCGTTTAGAAGAGTTATCCAAAAAAGTGGACGATGTAGACTTGACGACAACAACTGAAAAAATTAATCGAAGCATAAGCCACCTTCAATCGGTTATGTTATCCATTCGAATGATGTCACTCGACACGATTTTTTCGCGGTTTCCAAAAATGGTCCGCAAAATCGCTAAAGAGGTAAAGAAAGACATCGATTTTGTTATTGAGGGTGGAGAAACAGAAATTGATAAAGCGTTAATTGATGAATTAAGCGACCCGCTCTTGCATTTGTTACGAAACTCCATTGACCATGGAATTGAACAAAAAGAACAGCGCTTAGCACAACAAAAAAAGGAAAAAGGTACGATAACGTTAAGGGCATTTTACAAGGGTAGTCGAGTAGCGATTGAGATTGAAGATGATGGAGGCGGTATAAACCGCGAGAAAGTATTGCAAAAAGCTCTTAAGTTAAATCTCCTTTCTGAAGAAGAAGCTATGCAGCGAGCGGATGAAGACATTTATCAATTACTGTTTCAATCAGGATTTAGTACGGCCGAAGCAGTGACTGACTTGTCAGGTCGAGGCGTTGGCTTGGACGTTGTAAAAACAAATTTAGGAAAAATCGGCGGTACCATTGATGTTTATTCAACAGCAGGGAAAGGATCTACTTTTTCGATTTCCTTACCTCTTACTGTGTCGATTATGGAAGCCTTACTCGTTCAAGTAGACAACCGGCCATATGCTATTCCAGTATCAGCTGTTTTGGAAACAGCAACAGTCAGACAAGAGGCGATTCAGTATTCGCAAGATCAAGCCATGATACACGTTCGAGGACAGTTTATTCCGCTTTATTCTCTTCAAGCATTTGTTGGTGCACAAGATCCTTTAGAGGAAGAGGAATGGTCCGTTGTGGTTTTATATCAAAAAGACAAGCTCGTCGCTCTTCGTGTAGACGATTTTATTGGTCATAGTGAAATTGTCCTTAAAACTCTCGGTCATTTATTGAAGACAACAAAAGGATTATTAGGGGCAACGATTCTTGGCGATGGAAATATTGCTATGGTTGTAGACACTTCTTTATTTTTCACGAATCAATGGAGGGCTTATCATGAGCAATAA